One genomic window of Medicago truncatula cultivar Jemalong A17 chromosome 1, MtrunA17r5.0-ANR, whole genome shotgun sequence includes the following:
- the LOC11421330 gene encoding uncharacterized protein, which translates to MLGFSFGEIFLLLGATAAVIGPKDLPMISRTAGRLAGRAVGYVQLARGQFDSVMQRSQVNQVHKELQETMAQLEAIRHEIGSISFINPGPSTRRHDNLDQASISNDNRKPEYAGVNNSISSHTKDSTSLPSKSLNMQSQATAYASLAQAPAVKNGSSANSTEVEDVKVGLQLIVMPVSAENTGLLPNRGGADVKGSDIVQEAILEAEVAHNAKEFFSQPQNQI; encoded by the exons ATGCTGGGATTTTCATTTGGAGAAATATTTCTGTTGCTGGGAGCCACTGCTGCTGTGATTG GTCCAAAGGATTTGCCAATGATATCCAGAACAGCAGGGAGGCTAGCTGGACGGGCTGTTGGATATGTACAATTGGCCCGTGGACAGTTTGATTCTGTTATGCAGCGATCTCAAGTTAACCAG GTTCATAAGGAACTTCAGGAAACAATGGCACAGCTAGAGGCTATTCGTCATGAAATTGGAAGCATTTCATTCATAAATCCTGGCCCATCAACTCGGAGGCATGATAATCTTGACCAGGCATCTATCTCAAATG ACAACAGGAAACCAGAATATGCTGGGGTGAATAACTCAATATCCTCTCATACCAAG gatTCAACTTCATTGCCATCCAAATCATTAAATATGCAAAGTCAAGCAACTGCTTATGCCAGTTTGGCACAGGCCCCTGCCGTAAAGAATGGTTCCTCGGCAAATAGCACTGAAGTTGAGGATGTTAAAGTTGGTCTGCAGCTTATTGTCATGCCAGTTTCCGCTGAAAATACTGGACTCTTGCCAAATCGCGGGg GAGCTGATGTGAAAGGATCTGACATAGTTCAAGAAGCAATTTTGGAGGCAGAGGTAGCTCATAATGCAAAGGAATTCTTTTCACAACCCCAAAATCAAATATGA